The Caldicellulosiruptoraceae bacterium PP1 nucleotide sequence GCTCCTTCTTTTTGGTCAGCTAAAGCCTCATTTATAGCCCCCTTTAAATCAAAAGGATTTAGTTGGTATGATGTCCTATCACCAAATCTTGGACTAGAGAGTGCAACATCTCTAAAGGGATTATATAATGAAGAAGCAAATTTGGTGCTATAAGACATAATAGGAGTATAATTGAAACCATTTTCATCTAACTTTTTTCTTATAGCATATACCTGTCCATCCATCATACTTGAAGGAGCAACAATATCTACATTATGCTTAACATATGAAACAGATATATCTCCGAGAATCTCAATAGATTTATCATTATCAATCTCATTATTATTAATAATCCCACAATGCCCTTCATGAGTTAATCCACATAAGCAAACATCAGCAATAACAACTGAATCTAAATTCTCTTTTATATAGGTAGCTGCTTTTTGAATTATATTCTCTTCTAAATAATTACTAAAATCATTATTAGGAATTTTATTTTTATATACCCCAAACAATAGAAAAGATTTAATACCATGTTTAGATGCTTTTTCTAAAACATAATCAAGCTTATCAATAGAGCATGTTACAATATCATCTAGCTCTTGATTATATGATAATACATCTTTTCCTTCGCAAACAAATAATGGATATATAAGCTGTGATTTTCGAATATTTAAAGAATAAAACATTTCGTTGAAATTTTTATTTGAACGTAATCTTCTTAGCCTTTCATACATTTTTGGTAACCTCCAATATTTTTTCTAAAATACCTTCTTGGCTATACACACTAGATAATATAGCATAAATCCCATATTTTTCTATACGTTCTTTTGTTGCTGGTCCAATAGCAATAACAGTTCTATATTTTAAAATATCAATAATATCATATATATTAATGAATGAATCAAAAAAAGCTGAGCTAGTAAACACATAAATATGGGCATCTTTAATATCATTAATATCAAAAACTATATTATTCTGCTGAATAAATTTATACGGTCTAATATCATCAACAAAAGGTGTAATCTCTTTAATATTTTCAGTAAGTATATTATCTGCATTCTCAGAACGAATTAAAAGTATCTTATCCTTATTTGTAAGTTTTTCTTTTAGTGTTAAAAATAACTCTTTAGATGTATATTCATTAGGAATAATAATTTCATTTATACAAAAACTTTTTAATTTATTAGCTGTTTTCTCTCCAATTGCAACATATTGTGCTTTTATATTTCTAATATCTATATTATTTTTCTTTAAGAATTCAAAAAATGAATCAACACCAACTTTACTAGTAAAAACAATATAATTATATGACGCAAGCCTATCAATAACCGATTGAACATTTTCACTTTTATCTTGGTAATACATTGAGTTAATCTCAACAACTTCTGCACCCATATTTTGTAATTGTTGTTTTAACCAAATGTTATGCCCTTTAGGACAACACAACACTACTTTTTTTCCAAAGAGAATCTTATTTTCATACCAATTTAATAATTTTCTAAAACCGATAGTATCACTCAAAACAAACATTGTAGGCTCTTTTGAAGAAATATCAAAATCTCTTCCACTTAGATTTACCAAAGTATCTACTATACATTTCTGTTTTGAAGTGCCGGCAGATGAAATTATAGCAGCTAACTGTT carries:
- the cobA gene encoding uroporphyrinogen-III C-methyltransferase; translated protein: MSGKVYLIGAGIGTEELLTIKAMKIIQECDVILYDKLIDKNILNYTKHDCIKIFCGKENKRHYMSQDEINYKLVEYAKNGMTVCRLKGGDPYIYGRGSEEAIFLSNNNIEFEVIPGISSIYAALNFCGIPITHRGVSNSIHVFTASSLEDDLDFQIISKLEGTIIFLMAREKIPFLIEQLLNNKTKQQLAAIISSAGTSKQKCIVDTLVNLSGRDFDISSKEPTMFVLSDTIGFRKLLNWYENKILFGKKVVLCCPKGHNIWLKQQLQNMGAEVVEINSMYYQDKSENVQSVIDRLASYNYIVFTSKVGVDSFFEFLKKNNIDIRNIKAQYVAIGEKTANKLKSFCINEIIIPNEYTSKELFLTLKEKLTNKDKILLIRSENADNILTENIKEITPFVDDIRPYKFIQQNNIVFDINDIKDAHIYVFTSSAFFDSFINIYDIIDILKYRTVIAIGPATKERIEKYGIYAILSSVYSQEGILEKILEVTKNV
- the hemB gene encoding porphobilinogen synthase; translation: MYERLRRLRSNKNFNEMFYSLNIRKSQLIYPLFVCEGKDVLSYNQELDDIVTCSIDKLDYVLEKASKHGIKSFLLFGVYKNKIPNNDFSNYLEENIIQKAATYIKENLDSVVIADVCLCGLTHEGHCGIINNNEIDNDKSIEILGDISVSYVKHNVDIVAPSSMMDGQVYAIRKKLDENGFNYTPIMSYSTKFASSLYNPFRDVALSSPRFGDRTSYQLNPFDLKGAINEALADQKEGADILMVKPALMYLDVLQKMKQVVSKPVAAYIVSGEYAMIKAGANKGYIDELKTVRESFTSLIRAGADIIITYHALKVAEWIDKGVF